One Actinospica robiniae DSM 44927 genomic region harbors:
- a CDS encoding RICIN domain-containing protein codes for MRIPKATAPGLALLLAAGFLAPGALTPASAASSSNTLVVNASTNLRSVTHVASGALYGLSANGTPSAADVNPLHPSSFVQMAPGGKQLPNGEPAPAGDALVVAPEAAAAGAKVIVRMPDWYPNFPYKWVSWSDWLSAIDKQVASVKSSGASNIQAMEIWNEPDWTWNTSAAGSFNAGWVESYQEIRKNDSSIPIDGPSYSAWNQSSMSSFLSYAKANNALPQYLSWHELQGQQNIVADVAACVALEKSLGISPLPIVIEEYATTSEAGVPGPLAGYIAKFERAGVYEADLAFWNQYGTMGDTLTGTGGAQNAAWWLYDWYGQMSGEMVSTVPPAQTGIDGAASVNSARNQVNVIFGGGSGSAAVTVNGLSSLSGFSGTAHAVLEQVVSAGRTTASLGPQTVSVGDYTISNGSITVPVNSMNASNGYQLIVTPTPSTLSGTFKLQNVNSGLVLGISGASTASGAGALQWTDNGTADHEWKLVSQGSDKYKIVNVNSGLVLGITNASTAAGADALQWTDNGTADHLWYINPVGNGEYQIVNANSGLALGIANASTTSGALALQWNDNGTSDHLWKLVSS; via the coding sequence ATGCGAATACCCAAGGCGACGGCGCCCGGGCTCGCACTCCTGCTCGCCGCGGGATTCCTCGCGCCGGGCGCGCTCACCCCGGCATCCGCGGCATCCTCGTCCAACACCCTCGTGGTCAACGCGAGCACCAACCTGCGCTCGGTCACCCATGTGGCCTCCGGCGCGCTCTACGGCCTGTCCGCGAACGGCACGCCGTCCGCGGCCGATGTCAATCCCCTGCATCCCAGCAGCTTCGTCCAGATGGCCCCCGGCGGGAAGCAGCTGCCCAACGGCGAGCCCGCGCCCGCCGGTGACGCGCTGGTCGTGGCCCCCGAGGCGGCCGCGGCCGGCGCCAAGGTCATCGTGCGGATGCCCGACTGGTACCCGAACTTCCCGTACAAGTGGGTGAGCTGGTCCGACTGGCTCTCCGCGATCGACAAGCAGGTCGCCTCGGTCAAGTCCTCGGGCGCGAGCAACATCCAGGCCATGGAGATCTGGAACGAGCCGGACTGGACCTGGAACACCTCGGCCGCCGGCAGTTTCAACGCCGGCTGGGTCGAGTCGTACCAGGAGATCCGCAAGAACGACTCGAGCATCCCGATCGACGGGCCGAGCTACTCGGCCTGGAACCAGAGCTCGATGTCCTCGTTCCTGAGCTACGCCAAGGCGAACAACGCCCTTCCGCAGTACCTGAGCTGGCACGAGCTGCAGGGCCAGCAGAACATCGTCGCCGACGTGGCCGCGTGCGTGGCGCTGGAGAAGAGCCTCGGCATCAGCCCCCTGCCGATCGTGATCGAGGAGTACGCCACCACCAGCGAGGCCGGCGTGCCCGGCCCGCTGGCCGGCTACATCGCGAAGTTCGAGCGGGCCGGCGTGTACGAGGCCGATCTCGCCTTCTGGAACCAGTACGGCACCATGGGCGACACGCTCACCGGCACCGGCGGCGCGCAGAACGCGGCCTGGTGGCTGTATGACTGGTACGGCCAGATGAGCGGCGAGATGGTCTCCACCGTTCCGCCGGCGCAGACCGGCATCGACGGAGCCGCCTCGGTCAACTCCGCCCGCAACCAGGTCAACGTGATCTTCGGCGGCGGCAGCGGCTCGGCCGCGGTCACCGTCAACGGGCTGAGCAGCCTGTCCGGCTTCAGCGGCACCGCGCACGCGGTGCTCGAACAGGTCGTCTCGGCCGGCCGGACCACGGCCTCGCTCGGGCCGCAGACGGTCTCCGTGGGCGATTACACCATCTCCAACGGATCGATCACCGTGCCGGTCAACTCGATGAACGCGTCGAACGGCTACCAGCTCATCGTGACTCCGACACCGTCCACGCTGTCCGGCACGTTCAAGCTGCAGAACGTCAACAGCGGCCTGGTGCTCGGCATCAGCGGCGCCTCGACCGCGTCGGGGGCCGGCGCGCTGCAGTGGACTGACAACGGCACCGCCGACCACGAGTGGAAGCTGGTCAGCCAGGGCAGCGACAAGTACAAGATCGTGAACGTGAACAGCGGCCTGGTCCTAGGCATCACGAACGCCTCCACGGCCGCCGGTGCCGACGCGTTGCAATGGACTGACAACGGTACCGCTGATCACCTGTGGTACATCAACCCGGTCGGCAACGGCGAGTATCAAATCGTCAATGCCAACAGCGGTTTGGCTCTCGGCATCGCCAACGCCTCGACCACGTCCGGCGCCTTGGCGCTGCAATGGAACGACAACGGCACCTCAGACCATCTGTGGAAGCTCGTGAGCTCCTGA
- a CDS encoding RNA polymerase sigma factor, with amino-acid sequence MTDDRRRVEDLLRELAPQVLGTLTRRYGRFDTCEDATQEALIKAARLWPEDGVPVHPLSWLLTVATRVLIDEYRSDTSRRRREDAVFAATPQSELLARPADSVARGGPTDRDDSLELLFLCCHPALSVPSQIALTLRAVGGLTTAQIAAAFLVPEGTMAQRISRAKATIKSGGIRFEMPAGEAEAAERLRAVQHVLYLVFNEGYTASSGEDLTAPSLSDEAIRLTRLLRRALPEDGETAGLLALMLLTDARRPARTSPGGALVPLAEQDRGLWTQDSITEGVALISEVLPRGVVGPYQLNAAIAAVHDESPTIQDTDWPQILGLYDLLEQVAPNPMTTLNKAVAVAMVRGPEAGLDLVVALEQDGRLARNHRLLATRAHLKEMSGDPSGAVTDYREAARRTASLPERRYLSGRAAAMDGTGPA; translated from the coding sequence GTGACTGACGACCGTCGACGGGTCGAGGACCTGCTGCGCGAGCTGGCGCCGCAAGTCCTCGGCACGCTCACGCGCCGCTACGGCCGCTTCGACACGTGCGAGGACGCCACCCAGGAGGCGCTGATCAAGGCCGCGCGGCTCTGGCCCGAGGACGGCGTCCCGGTCCACCCGCTCAGCTGGCTGCTCACGGTGGCCACCCGAGTGCTGATCGACGAGTACCGCAGCGACACGTCGCGTCGGCGGCGTGAGGACGCGGTGTTCGCGGCGACGCCTCAGTCCGAGCTGCTCGCCCGTCCCGCCGACTCGGTCGCGCGGGGCGGGCCGACGGACCGGGACGACTCGCTGGAGTTGCTGTTCCTGTGCTGCCATCCGGCGTTGTCCGTGCCCAGCCAGATCGCGCTGACGCTGCGCGCCGTCGGCGGTTTGACGACGGCGCAGATCGCGGCGGCGTTCCTGGTGCCCGAGGGGACGATGGCGCAGCGCATCAGCCGGGCGAAGGCGACGATCAAATCCGGCGGCATAAGGTTCGAGATGCCGGCCGGCGAAGCGGAGGCCGCGGAACGTCTGCGGGCGGTCCAGCACGTCCTGTACCTGGTCTTCAACGAGGGATACACCGCCTCGTCGGGCGAGGACCTGACTGCGCCGAGTTTGTCCGACGAGGCGATCCGGCTCACCCGCCTTCTGCGCCGCGCGCTGCCGGAGGACGGTGAGACGGCCGGACTGCTGGCCCTGATGCTGCTGACGGACGCCCGCCGCCCCGCCCGCACGTCGCCCGGCGGCGCGCTCGTGCCCTTGGCCGAGCAGGATCGCGGACTCTGGACTCAGGACTCGATCACGGAGGGCGTCGCCCTGATCTCCGAGGTGCTGCCGCGGGGCGTGGTCGGCCCGTACCAGCTGAACGCCGCGATCGCGGCCGTGCACGACGAGTCGCCGACGATACAGGACACTGATTGGCCGCAGATCCTCGGGCTCTACGATCTGCTGGAGCAAGTCGCGCCGAATCCCATGACCACATTGAACAAAGCGGTCGCGGTCGCCATGGTGCGCGGGCCCGAAGCGGGCCTGGATCTCGTCGTAGCCCTCGAACAAGACGGCCGGCTCGCGCGCAACCACCGTCTCCTGGCGACCCGCGCGCACTTGAAGGAGATGTCCGGCGACCCCTCCGGCGCCGTGACCGACTACCGCGAAGCCGCCCGGCGCACCGCCAGTCTTCCCGAACGCCGCTATCTCTCCGGCCGCGCCGCCGCAATGGACGGCACGGGCCCCGCCTGA
- a CDS encoding YciI family protein gives MKYLLMIYGNQEKWASIPAEQFPQEIAKQDAYNKKYTATGELLGAFGLADAVAARLVTRRDGEPAVSDGPYLETKEYMASFYLIDVESEERAYELAADMPWADQNPTEVWPILHEAANDV, from the coding sequence ATGAAGTACCTGCTCATGATCTACGGCAACCAGGAGAAGTGGGCGAGCATCCCGGCCGAGCAGTTTCCGCAGGAGATCGCCAAGCAGGACGCCTACAACAAGAAGTACACCGCGACCGGCGAGCTGCTCGGCGCCTTCGGGCTGGCCGACGCGGTGGCCGCGAGACTGGTCACCCGACGGGACGGCGAGCCGGCCGTGAGCGACGGGCCCTACCTGGAGACGAAGGAGTACATGGCCTCGTTCTACCTGATCGACGTCGAGAGCGAGGAGCGGGCCTACGAGCTGGCCGCGGACATGCCGTGGGCCGACCAGAACCCGACCGAGGTCTGGCCGATCCTGCACGAAGCCGCGAACGACGTCTGA
- a CDS encoding DUF6069 family protein has protein sequence MSSSAASLAFLSRRPVWQVAYLAGLAASVVVEVWGLAARLADVPMRAAGFGSHQASTITVGMLAMGTMVVTFWFTFVVIALARFARDPARIYLGLTLPLLALSLLVPLTAQDTAVSTKLVLAAAHLIAGAVVIPIVARRLAAGKSAVVR, from the coding sequence ATGTCCAGCTCCGCCGCGTCCCTCGCGTTCCTGTCCCGCCGTCCGGTGTGGCAGGTCGCGTACCTCGCCGGGCTCGCCGCGAGCGTCGTCGTCGAGGTGTGGGGGCTGGCCGCGCGCCTGGCCGACGTGCCGATGCGCGCGGCCGGCTTCGGCTCGCATCAGGCCTCGACGATCACTGTCGGCATGTTAGCGATGGGGACGATGGTGGTGACGTTCTGGTTCACCTTCGTCGTGATCGCACTGGCCCGCTTCGCTCGCGACCCTGCCCGGATCTACCTCGGCCTGACGCTGCCGCTGCTCGCGCTCTCACTCCTCGTGCCGCTGACGGCCCAGGATACGGCGGTCTCCACCAAGCTGGTCCTCGCCGCCGCTCACCTGATCGCCGGAGCCGTGGTCATCCCGATCGTGGCGCGGCGGCTCGCGGCCGGGAAGTCGGCGGTGGTGAGGTAG
- a CDS encoding SDR family NAD(P)-dependent oxidoreductase produces the protein MSGSLLTDYVLGRAAEYGDKPAVVDAATGEAITFGRIPARIEEIAQVLRHQGLRPGMAAAVRMPNGPQLPLVQHAILSLGAVAVSLNALTTEPETGSAMVQTGAGLLICEPPGAIEAAVCGPAPSRSSDGADGADGDAPAMVFMSSGTTGTPKPVSLPHRSLIGALARLEAVHRVEADDVVFCAVALSHVYGVQSALHPALRAGASVLTLARFDLDLMIDAIVRHRATLLYLVPTILRRLADHPRHRELAGLRAIVSAGSPLGADLAEHAATRLGVRIVENYGMTEAGGATHTVPDDARPEPGSIGLPLPGIRCRLVDHATGREADPGEPGELWMSSPDFVQEGWLPTGDVVERAVDGGYRIVGRIKELIKCNGNQVAPGELEAVLAQHPDVIDAAVVGVPDERYGEVPKAFVVASGADGAELLAYVAERVAPYKKVRAIEFVAALPRNSGGKVLRHRLATRNGAPVTVVTGGSRGFGRAAAEELVRRGHRVVLTARGSDRLARAEEELRALGGDVLSVPADLAEPGAFEAVLCRTEAEFGPVGTLVNNAGVQGPVGELWKIDPDQWWAAITVNLRSAALACSAVLPVMTQRRQGRIVNIVSHAGVAQWPHLSAYSVSKAALIKLTENLAAETRRYGVAVFSFHPGLLEIGLGETQLATEAAPGSWSAKVSDWLRQEQAAGHLTPVPDAVAALARLIEQSDSQRTGSYLTTADFPAASRRATIGMTTAPAIR, from the coding sequence ATGAGTGGCAGCCTCCTGACGGATTACGTCCTGGGCCGAGCGGCCGAATACGGGGACAAGCCCGCCGTCGTCGACGCCGCGACCGGCGAGGCGATCACCTTCGGCCGGATCCCCGCGCGGATCGAGGAGATCGCCCAGGTTCTGCGTCATCAAGGCCTGAGACCCGGCATGGCCGCGGCCGTGCGCATGCCCAACGGGCCGCAGCTGCCCCTCGTCCAGCACGCGATCCTGAGCCTGGGCGCGGTGGCCGTCTCACTCAATGCCCTGACGACCGAGCCCGAGACCGGCTCGGCGATGGTGCAGACCGGCGCCGGTCTGCTGATCTGCGAGCCGCCGGGCGCCATCGAGGCCGCCGTGTGCGGCCCGGCCCCATCGCGCTCGTCAGACGGGGCGGACGGGGCGGACGGTGACGCGCCGGCGATGGTGTTCATGTCGAGCGGCACCACGGGCACGCCCAAGCCCGTCTCTCTGCCGCACCGCAGCCTCATCGGCGCGCTCGCCCGCCTCGAGGCCGTCCACCGGGTCGAGGCCGACGACGTCGTCTTCTGCGCCGTCGCGCTCTCACACGTCTACGGCGTCCAGTCGGCGCTGCACCCGGCTCTGCGTGCCGGAGCGAGCGTGCTCACCCTCGCCCGCTTCGACCTCGATCTGATGATCGACGCGATCGTGCGCCACCGGGCCACGCTCCTCTATCTCGTCCCCACCATCCTGCGCAGGCTCGCCGACCACCCGCGCCATCGCGAGCTGGCCGGCCTGCGCGCGATCGTCTCGGCCGGATCCCCGCTCGGAGCGGACCTCGCCGAGCACGCCGCGACCCGGCTCGGCGTGCGGATCGTGGAGAACTACGGCATGACCGAGGCGGGCGGCGCCACCCATACCGTCCCCGACGACGCCCGGCCCGAGCCCGGCTCGATCGGGCTGCCGCTGCCCGGTATCCGCTGCCGCCTGGTGGATCATGCGACCGGCCGGGAGGCGGATCCGGGCGAGCCGGGCGAGCTGTGGATGTCCAGCCCGGATTTCGTGCAGGAGGGCTGGCTGCCGACCGGCGACGTGGTCGAGCGAGCGGTCGACGGCGGCTACCGGATCGTCGGACGCATCAAAGAGCTGATCAAGTGCAACGGCAATCAGGTCGCGCCGGGCGAGCTCGAAGCCGTACTGGCGCAGCACCCTGACGTGATCGACGCGGCAGTGGTCGGCGTACCGGACGAGCGCTACGGCGAGGTGCCCAAAGCCTTCGTCGTCGCGTCCGGCGCCGACGGAGCGGAACTGCTGGCCTACGTGGCCGAACGCGTCGCACCCTATAAGAAGGTCCGAGCGATCGAATTCGTCGCGGCCCTTCCTCGCAACTCGGGCGGAAAGGTCCTGCGGCACAGGCTTGCGACGAGGAACGGCGCGCCCGTCACCGTCGTCACCGGCGGCAGCCGCGGCTTCGGACGCGCGGCCGCCGAGGAACTCGTCCGCCGCGGCCACCGCGTCGTCCTGACCGCGCGTGGCTCCGACCGGCTCGCCCGGGCCGAGGAGGAACTGCGCGCACTCGGCGGCGACGTCCTCTCCGTTCCCGCCGACCTCGCCGAGCCGGGCGCGTTCGAGGCGGTGCTGTGCCGCACCGAAGCAGAGTTCGGACCCGTCGGCACGCTGGTGAACAACGCCGGCGTGCAGGGACCCGTCGGAGAGCTGTGGAAGATCGACCCGGACCAGTGGTGGGCGGCGATCACGGTGAACCTGCGCAGCGCCGCGCTCGCCTGCAGCGCCGTGCTGCCGGTGATGACGCAGCGTCGGCAGGGCCGGATCGTCAACATCGTCAGCCACGCGGGCGTCGCGCAGTGGCCGCACCTGTCCGCGTACTCGGTGTCGAAGGCGGCGCTGATCAAGCTGACCGAGAACCTCGCCGCCGAGACCCGCCGCTACGGTGTCGCGGTCTTCAGCTTCCACCCCGGGCTGCTGGAGATCGGGCTCGGCGAAACGCAGCTCGCCACCGAGGCGGCCCCGGGCTCGTGGTCCGCCAAGGTCTCCGACTGGCTGCGCCAGGAGCAGGCGGCGGGCCATCTCACCCCCGTCCCCGACGCGGTGGCTGCCCTCGCCCGGCTCATCGAGCAGAGCGACAGCCAGCGCACCGGCAGCTACCTCACCACCGCCGACTTCCCGGCCGCGAGCCGCCGCGCCACGATCGGGATGACCACGGCTCCGGCGATCAGGTGA
- a CDS encoding 3-deoxy-7-phosphoheptulonate synthase: MNGAGACPPDSADTVHAVSHHAFLDPATRMLLSSDGSTTRLLEAVVGPLHLQVLHQAVAGSAEVPEPIRTALRLDGAVPVLNRCSALVDGRSRLVSLNHVVALHTPETQVGRIVSGTDHGIGPELARQRVEHRREQLVTGLARWPEGPSGRWAAVKVYLICHGDEPLVYLRELFNPALVSAATADPVAVPARDDGARRRPAAVSVPRRPGSQDAEIRRARLGTMPGPVSAADCRSLSELTALAATGQGFVIQVGDRAKRFDRCTQQDVQDRHALIRLLAATANRGLGVPVAAVNRIAGARLEGMFEAYLHTASLLNALHNADQAADTRLVDRMQERLGQLPGRHPRAEAALAQAAFATRFAVPGSGWPRTFVSHDVRVLDYEYALTRTDPAAGVFASSGHLPAIGEHARELDGAHIAFAASIANPVSVEVGDDATSEQLLGLCARLNPARTPGKLALIARMSADRLRTKLPGLLEAVAKSGHPVAWICDPLGDTQAGITAFFDVHAAAGMRPGGLHLEAAAEDVGGDERSLRALECVLHTVDLAIGFAQAAATTTSPAAAPPASTMQEPDVTRRKWGRRFDLYDTDGDGWISRADLERFIIELASTFLLSDSSPKVCAALSAQLHLWTSLAERVGGSDRLSRQQFVSAAQALRTAHAEHFRTLVKAEVDTAVALADVCGDGEIESSGFVSFMAATGVPRHHAVTFLSTLSGGDRVDTGKWSEFALRYFTSADPRDPANALLGEVYA; encoded by the coding sequence ATGAACGGCGCCGGGGCCTGTCCGCCGGACTCCGCCGACACCGTCCACGCGGTGAGCCACCACGCCTTTCTCGACCCGGCCACCCGGATGCTGCTGAGCTCCGACGGCTCGACGACCCGTCTGCTGGAAGCCGTGGTGGGCCCGCTGCACCTGCAGGTGCTCCACCAGGCGGTCGCCGGTTCCGCCGAGGTGCCCGAACCGATCCGTACGGCGCTCCGTCTCGACGGCGCAGTGCCGGTCCTCAACCGATGCTCGGCCCTGGTGGACGGACGCTCGCGTCTGGTCTCGCTCAACCACGTGGTCGCGCTGCACACCCCGGAGACCCAGGTCGGCAGGATCGTGTCCGGCACCGACCACGGCATCGGCCCGGAACTGGCCCGCCAGCGGGTCGAACACCGGCGCGAGCAGCTCGTGACCGGACTGGCCCGTTGGCCGGAGGGGCCGAGCGGACGCTGGGCGGCGGTGAAGGTCTATCTGATCTGCCACGGCGACGAGCCGCTGGTGTATCTGCGGGAGCTGTTCAACCCGGCGCTGGTTTCCGCGGCCACCGCCGATCCGGTCGCCGTGCCCGCCCGCGACGACGGCGCACGGCGCAGGCCTGCCGCCGTGTCGGTGCCGCGTCGGCCCGGTTCTCAGGATGCGGAGATCCGACGGGCGCGGCTCGGCACCATGCCGGGGCCGGTGTCGGCTGCGGACTGCCGCTCCCTCTCCGAGCTGACGGCGCTTGCCGCGACCGGACAGGGCTTCGTGATCCAGGTCGGCGACCGTGCGAAGAGGTTCGACCGCTGTACGCAGCAGGATGTGCAGGACCGGCACGCCCTGATCCGGCTGCTGGCCGCGACCGCGAACCGCGGCCTCGGCGTGCCGGTCGCGGCTGTGAACCGCATCGCAGGTGCCCGACTCGAGGGTATGTTCGAGGCGTATCTGCACACTGCGAGCCTCCTCAACGCGCTGCACAATGCCGATCAGGCAGCTGACACGCGGCTGGTGGACCGGATGCAGGAGCGTCTCGGGCAGCTGCCCGGGCGCCATCCGCGCGCAGAGGCCGCGCTCGCGCAGGCGGCCTTCGCGACGCGGTTCGCCGTGCCCGGATCCGGATGGCCGCGCACGTTCGTCTCGCACGATGTACGCGTCCTCGACTACGAATACGCCCTGACCCGCACGGATCCGGCCGCGGGCGTATTCGCCTCCTCCGGGCATCTGCCGGCGATCGGCGAGCATGCCCGCGAACTCGACGGTGCGCACATCGCGTTCGCCGCGTCGATCGCGAACCCCGTCTCCGTCGAGGTCGGCGACGACGCCACATCAGAACAGCTCCTCGGCCTGTGCGCGCGCCTCAACCCCGCGCGCACGCCCGGCAAGCTCGCCTTGATCGCCCGGATGAGCGCCGACCGGCTGCGGACGAAGCTGCCCGGGCTGCTCGAGGCCGTCGCGAAGTCGGGACACCCGGTGGCATGGATCTGCGATCCCCTCGGCGACACCCAGGCGGGGATCACAGCGTTCTTCGACGTGCACGCCGCGGCGGGCATGCGTCCCGGCGGCCTGCATCTGGAAGCCGCCGCCGAAGACGTCGGCGGTGACGAGCGCTCCTTGCGAGCGCTCGAATGCGTCCTGCACACCGTCGACCTCGCGATCGGCTTCGCGCAGGCCGCCGCGACGACTACGAGCCCTGCGGCCGCCCCACCCGCGTCGACGATGCAGGAGCCTGATGTGACGCGACGCAAATGGGGCCGGCGTTTCGATCTCTACGACACCGACGGAGACGGCTGGATCAGCCGCGCCGACCTCGAACGGTTCATCATCGAACTCGCCTCCACGTTCCTGCTTTCCGACAGCTCGCCCAAGGTCTGTGCCGCGCTCAGCGCCCAGCTTCACCTGTGGACCTCGCTCGCAGAGCGGGTCGGCGGCAGCGACAGACTCAGCAGGCAGCAGTTCGTCAGTGCCGCGCAGGCGCTGCGGACCGCGCACGCAGAACACTTCCGCACCCTGGTCAAGGCCGAGGTGGACACCGCCGTGGCGTTGGCGGACGTGTGCGGCGACGGGGAGATCGAATCCTCCGGCTTCGTCTCCTTCATGGCCGCGACCGGAGTGCCCCGGCACCACGCCGTGACGTTCCTGTCCACGCTCAGCGGCGGCGACCGGGTCGATACCGGGAAGTGGTCGGAGTTCGCGCTGCGCTACTTCACGAGCGCCGACCCGCGCGACCCGGCCAACGCTCTGCTCGGCGAGGTGTACGCATGA
- a CDS encoding MFS transporter, giving the protein MPRLAPPNAGAALVRFLVVVEFFSGTLQGAFPVLLPDLGRTLHFGAGDQAIVLGVNYLVSGITVPVSSRLGDLFGHRRLLLATLAIACVGYLLSAAATGLALLLVGQALAGVLSCWLPLELALLRDRLGEDRGGRAVGPLVGSLTLGTIVGAALRPGLWILAALPALALLVVWRRVPESTTRALGRVDWSGAALLSLGLGLLFGGFSSVGSHYGALMTGALLAGAAVLLALFVRQELTADSPTVDVRMLARRSTAPVFGLSFLLGCALYGSQSPTLSFEAAKPASTGYGLAADDQLLGLLSLPAVLGAMIGALAAHRLARRFGGRAVLTCGFALSAAGYLGIALRHGSAGAFIAPSAVTGFGAGLGLSLLPGLLMHRLPADQTGIGTGVYNTLKTLAGAATGAAGAALLDSFLLRPGVPTQSTYVAIWFGCSALCVLGVPIALALRNGPESRPEPVPGGDVSEMGMFAQ; this is encoded by the coding sequence ATGCCACGTCTTGCCCCGCCGAACGCCGGCGCCGCGCTCGTCCGCTTCCTCGTGGTGGTCGAGTTCTTCAGCGGCACGCTGCAGGGCGCCTTCCCGGTCCTGCTCCCGGATCTCGGCCGCACCCTGCACTTCGGCGCGGGCGACCAGGCCATCGTGCTCGGGGTGAACTACCTCGTCTCCGGCATCACCGTCCCGGTCTCCTCCCGGCTCGGCGATCTGTTCGGCCACCGTCGGCTGCTGCTCGCGACGCTCGCGATCGCCTGCGTCGGGTACCTGCTCTCCGCCGCCGCGACCGGCCTCGCGCTGCTGCTGGTCGGCCAGGCGCTGGCCGGCGTGCTCAGCTGCTGGCTGCCGCTCGAGCTCGCCCTGCTGCGGGACCGGCTCGGCGAGGATCGCGGCGGGCGCGCCGTCGGCCCGCTGGTCGGCTCGCTGACGCTGGGCACGATCGTCGGCGCGGCGCTGCGTCCGGGCCTGTGGATCCTGGCCGCGCTGCCCGCGCTGGCGCTGCTCGTGGTCTGGCGCCGCGTCCCGGAGTCGACCACCCGCGCGCTCGGGCGGGTGGACTGGTCCGGCGCGGCCCTGCTCAGCCTCGGCCTCGGCCTGCTCTTCGGCGGGTTCAGCAGCGTCGGTTCGCACTACGGCGCCCTGATGACGGGAGCGCTGCTGGCGGGTGCGGCGGTGCTGCTCGCACTCTTCGTCCGGCAGGAGCTGACGGCCGACTCCCCGACGGTGGACGTGCGCATGCTCGCCCGCCGGTCGACGGCACCGGTCTTCGGCCTCAGCTTCCTGCTCGGCTGCGCGCTCTACGGCTCGCAGTCCCCGACACTGTCCTTCGAGGCGGCCAAACCGGCATCGACCGGCTACGGACTGGCCGCCGACGACCAGCTGCTCGGGCTGCTCTCGCTCCCGGCGGTGCTCGGCGCGATGATCGGCGCCCTCGCCGCGCACCGGCTGGCCCGCCGCTTCGGCGGCCGCGCCGTCCTGACGTGCGGCTTCGCTCTGAGCGCGGCTGGCTACCTGGGTATCGCGCTGCGCCACGGCAGCGCGGGCGCGTTCATCGCCCCCAGCGCGGTCACCGGCTTCGGCGCCGGCCTCGGGCTCAGCCTGCTGCCAGGGCTGCTGATGCACCGTCTGCCGGCGGATCAGACCGGCATCGGCACCGGCGTCTACAACACGCTCAAGACCCTGGCCGGCGCGGCGACGGGCGCGGCCGGAGCGGCGCTGCTCGACTCGTTCCTGCTGCGCCCGGGCGTGCCGACGCAGAGTACGTACGTCGCGATCTGGTTCGGCTGCAGCGCGCTGTGCGTCCTGGGCGTGCCGATCGCGCTCGCCCTGCGCAACGGGCCCGAAAGCCGGCCGGAGCCGGTACCCGGTGGTGATGTGTCCGAAATGGGGATGTTTGCACAGTAA
- a CDS encoding M20 metallopeptidase family protein, with protein MTLAESAAALQPELAALRREIHREPEIGLHLPATQARVLKALDGLGLEVTLGQQLSSVTAVLRGDRPGPAVLLRADMDALPVQETSGLPYASTVPGAMHACGHDLHVAALVGAARLLAERKAELAGSVVFMFQPGEEGGGGAQIMIDEGVLDAAGERVVAAYALHVGSALLPQGWVAGRPGPIMAAADSLRVTFNGRGGHGSSPQLALDPVPAICEAVLALQTMVTRRFDAFDPVVLTVGTLHAGTVENVIPQSASFAATVRSFSPQSRAVVAEESVRVVRGVAATHGLAVDAEFEYGYPVTVNDAAESAFAAGTVEQVLGEGRYVEMPHAIAGSEDFGVLGALVPSAYVMLGACPADRDPFTAAFNHAPEALFDDAVVGDGAALLAGLAIGRLARG; from the coding sequence ATGACCCTCGCCGAATCCGCCGCCGCGCTCCAGCCGGAACTGGCCGCGCTGCGCCGGGAGATCCACCGGGAGCCGGAGATCGGCCTGCACCTGCCCGCGACCCAGGCCCGTGTCCTGAAGGCGCTCGACGGGCTCGGGCTGGAGGTGACGCTCGGGCAGCAGCTGAGCAGCGTCACCGCCGTGCTGCGCGGCGACCGGCCCGGGCCGGCCGTACTGCTGCGCGCGGACATGGACGCGCTGCCGGTGCAGGAGACGAGCGGCCTGCCGTACGCCTCGACCGTTCCCGGCGCGATGCACGCCTGCGGCCACGACCTGCACGTTGCCGCTCTGGTCGGTGCCGCGCGGCTGCTGGCCGAGCGCAAGGCGGAGCTGGCCGGGTCGGTCGTCTTCATGTTCCAGCCCGGCGAGGAGGGCGGCGGCGGGGCGCAGATCATGATCGATGAAGGGGTTCTCGACGCCGCGGGCGAGCGCGTCGTCGCCGCCTACGCCCTGCACGTGGGCTCGGCGCTGCTGCCGCAGGGCTGGGTCGCCGGACGGCCGGGACCGATCATGGCCGCGGCCGACTCGCTGCGGGTGACCTTCAACGGCCGAGGCGGTCACGGCTCGAGCCCGCAACTCGCGCTCGACCCGGTGCCCGCGATCTGCGAGGCCGTACTCGCCCTGCAGACCATGGTGACCCGCCGCTTCGACGCGTTCGACCCAGTGGTGCTGACCGTCGGCACCCTGCACGCGGGCACCGTCGAGAACGTCATCCCGCAGTCCGCCTCTTTCGCGGCGACGGTCCGTTCCTTCTCGCCGCAGTCCCGCGCCGTGGTCGCTGAGGAGTCGGTGCGGGTGGTGCGCGGCGTCGCGGCGACGCACGGGCTCGCCGTCGACGCTGAGTTCGAGTACGGATACCCGGTCACGGTCAACGACGCCGCCGAGAGCGCGTTCGCGGCCGGCACGGTGGAGCAGGTGCTGGGGGAGGGGCGCTACGTCGAGATGCCCCACGCCATCGCCGGCTCGGAGGACTTCGGCGTCCTCGGCGCCCTCGTCCCCTCCGCCTACGTGATGCTCGGCGCCTGCCCGGCGGACCGCGATCCGTTCACGGCCGCCTTCAACCACGCGCCGGAGGCGCTCTTCGACGACGCGGTCGTCGGCGACGGCGCGGCGCTGCTCGCGGGTCTGGCGATCGGCAGGCTCGCCCGCGGCTGA